TCTAGAAGGAATTATACAAGAAAGAGTTGCTTCTACAGGAGAATCTTTTTATAGTTTGATTACTAAAACCCATTATCATCATCTCAACTGTATACACTGTGGAGAATCTATAGCCATGGAGGACTGTCCCATCACTCAACAGCTAACTCAATGGTGTAAATCGCAAAATTTTAAAGTTTATTACCATACCCTGGAATTTTTTGGGCTGTGCCACACTTGCCAGGATGAGGTTATGGAATAGTTCATGAACATATTAGAATCAGAAAAATTATTATTTAATCCCGCTATTTCTGAAGCAAATGCTATACCCGTGGTTTTTGCGTTTCCTAATCAATACACTATCGGTATTACGAGCTTGGGGTATCAAATTGTTTGGGCGACTTTAGCTATGCGAAAAGATCTACAGGTTAGTCGTCTGTTTACGGATTTTCAAGAGTATTTAACTAAAAAACCCGAGCTAATAGGATTTTCTTTTTCTTGGGAATTAGATTATGTAAATATCTTAAATATACTAGAATCTTTGGATATTCCAATAGAGGCAGACCAAAGACAACAAGATCACCCTCTAGTTTTTGGCGGGGGACCAGTTTTAACCGCTAATCCTGAACCTTTTGCTGCTTTTTTTGATGTAATTTTACTAGGTGATGGAGAAGAACTGCTAGATCAGTTTATTGACGCTTATCAGATGGTAAGAACAGCAGATCGAGCTACCCAATTGAGTCATCTGGCTAAGGTTCCAGGTATCTACGTCCCCAGTCTTTACGAAGTCAGCTATGAAAGCGCCGAAGGACCAATTACCGCTATTGAACCAATATTTCCAGATTTGCCCCCTCAAATCAAAAAACAAACCTATCGAAGTAATATTCTTTCTGCTTCCACCGTAGTCACAGCTAACGCGGCGTGGGAAAATATTTACATGGTAGAAGTGGTGCGGAGTTGTCCTGAAATGTGTCGCTTTTGTCTGGCTAGTTATCTGACTCTTCCTTTTCGCACAGCTAGTTTAGAATTTTCCTTGATTCCAGCTATTACCAGAGGCTTAAAAGTTACCAATCGCCTGGGTTTACTTGGTGCTTCTGTGACTCAACATCCAGAATTTGACCAGTTGCTAGATTATCTCGCTCAACCCCAGTATCAAGACGTGAGATTGAGTATCGCTTCGGTACGAACTAATACCGTTACTGAAAAGCTAGCTCGTATTTTAGCGACTAGAGATACTCGTTCCCTCACCATTGCGGTAGAAAGCGGTTCGGAAAGAATCAGGAGGGTTATTAATAAAAAGCTGCATAACGAAGAAATTGTGCAAGCGGCTGTTAACGCCAAAGCAGGAGGGTTAAAAGCCCTAAAATTGTACGGAATGGTGGGAATTCCTCAGGAAGAAACTGCTGATCTAGAAGCTACAGTAACTTTGCTCAAATCTCTGAAAAAAGCCGCCCCAGGCTTGCGCTTGACCTTTGGATGCAGTACATTTGTACCCAAAGCTCATACCCCATTTCAATGGTTAGGAGTGAACTCAGAAGCAAAAACGAGATTAAACTGGCTAGGAAAACAACTGGGTCGAGAAGGGATAGAGGTACGTCCGGAAAGTTATAACTGGTCAGTGATTCAAGCTTTAATTTCCCGAGGCGATCGCCGTTTAAGTCAACTTTTAAAATTAACGCGCGCCTACGGTGATACTCTTGGTAGTTATAAACGAGCTTTTAAAGAGTTACGGGGCAAGTTACCTCAATTAGACTTCTACGTTCATGAAAATTGGTCCACAGAGACAATTTTACCCTGGGATCATCTTCAGGGACCTTTACCTTTAGCAACTTTACAAAAACATCTGGAAGAGGCTTTAAAATCTCAGTAGGTCAAATTGTGGGCATCTATGGACAATCTGAGTCAAAAAAAATCAATAAAAAAAGCTAATCAATGGCTGAAATGCTATCAATGGCTATCGCCAGGGTTGTTTGTTAAACGTTGGTTATTAATTACAGTTAGTGGTGTGGTGCTCACTGCTTTGGGTATAGCTATTTGGAGCAATTTAACCCCAGTTAACCGACTAATCGGACTAATTTCTCTATTGCTAGAGTCAGTAGCTAAAATCATGCCCAGTTATATTTCTGGTCCTCTGGGAATTATCAGCGGTGTATTTTTAATTTTCTGGGGACAGAGTCAGACTCTAAGTACAATTACCAGAGTGCTCAAACCGGAAAACGATGAAAAACTGTTAGATCTTTTGATGACTCATCGTCGCTTGAATCGTGGACCGAAAATTGTAACCATAGGGGGTGGAACGGGGCTATCTAACTTACTCAGGGGCTTGAAAGAGTATAGTGCTAATATCACGGCGATCGTCACCGTAGCTGACGACGGGGGTTCTTCCGGAAGATTACGCAGAGAGATAGGAGTATTACCGCCTGGGGATATTCGTAACTGTCTCGCGGCTTTAGCGGACGAAGAAAAATTATTGACAGAATTATTTCAATATCGCTTCAATGCAGGGGATGGTTTGAGTGGTCATAGTTTTGGCAATTTGTTTTTAACCGCGATGAGTGAAATTACCGGAGATTTAGAGAAAGCGATCGCCGCCAGTAGTCAAGTCTTAGCAGTGCGAGGAAAAGTATTACCCTCAACCCTAAGCGATGTCAGTCTCTGGGTAAAACTCAAAGACGGCAGAATTATCGAAGGTGAATCCAACATCGCCAAAGCCAAAGGTAAAATCGACACCATCGGTTGCCACCCTACCACACCTCGAGCTTTACCAGCTGCGATTAAAGCAATTCAAGAAGCAGATTATTTGATTATAGGACCAGGAAGTCTTTATACCAGCGTTATTCCTAATTTACTCCTTCGGGAAATCACAGAAGCTATAGCCTTTAGTTCAGCCCCTCGTATTTATATTTGCAACATCATGACCGAACCTGGGGAAACCGACGGCTATACAGTCTCCGATCACATTCGCGCCATAGACAAAGTCTGTCAAAGCAAAATCTTTGATGCGGTGTTAGTCAATCGCCATTCACCCTCTCCAAACGCTTTACGTCGCTACGCAGGGGAAAACTCCCATCCAGTTTTTTTAGATAGAGAAGCCGTGAGCAAACTAGGAAGAGGAATCGTACTAGCAAATATCATGGAAGAGGAACCAAATCAGGGCTACGTCCGCCATAATCCCCAACTATTAGCTCAAATTTTGTTACGCTGGTACAACAAAAATAACTAACATTATTGCCAACCCAATCGGGCAACGTGCTAAGATAAAAATAGTAATGTTAAAGACTTAAACTAGTAGAGTAGTATGTAAAAATTTAGCTAGGAACGGTAAAACTCTATAGAAAAAAACACTTTTTAGCTATTTATTATAGTAGGGAGCTTAAACAAGCAAAACACAATGACAACTGATAATACCCGTTTGCGAACAGAAATTTTAAATGCTCAAGTTATTACTCGTAACACCGGTAAAAGATTAGGAGTAATCAAAGAATTGTTAGTGGATGTAGACAGGCGCGAAGTAGTAGCTCTGGGCTTAAGAGACAACCGTTTTTCTGTCTCTGGTTTGCCTAAACATATGTATCTGGGCAATATCAGCCAAACCGGTGATGTAATCCTAGTAGAAGATGAAGACGTAATCGAAGACGTAGACGTAGAAGCCTATAGCCAGTTAATTAATAGTGAAGTAATCACCGAAGCAGGCGAACCCCTAGGAAGAGTTAGAGACTTTCAGTTTAACCCCGTTGATGGTAAAGTTTCATCGATTATTATCGCTTCTTTAGGATATCATCAAA
This genomic window from Gloeocapsa sp. PCC 73106 contains:
- a CDS encoding Fur family transcriptional regulator; translated protein: MRPTRNQAQILALLEQIQGEISAQQLYLQLREQKSPIGLATVYRVLKSLHLEGIIQERVASTGESFYSLITKTHYHHLNCIHCGESIAMEDCPITQQLTQWCKSQNFKVYYHTLEFFGLCHTCQDEVME
- a CDS encoding radical SAM protein — translated: MNILESEKLLFNPAISEANAIPVVFAFPNQYTIGITSLGYQIVWATLAMRKDLQVSRLFTDFQEYLTKKPELIGFSFSWELDYVNILNILESLDIPIEADQRQQDHPLVFGGGPVLTANPEPFAAFFDVILLGDGEELLDQFIDAYQMVRTADRATQLSHLAKVPGIYVPSLYEVSYESAEGPITAIEPIFPDLPPQIKKQTYRSNILSASTVVTANAAWENIYMVEVVRSCPEMCRFCLASYLTLPFRTASLEFSLIPAITRGLKVTNRLGLLGASVTQHPEFDQLLDYLAQPQYQDVRLSIASVRTNTVTEKLARILATRDTRSLTIAVESGSERIRRVINKKLHNEEIVQAAVNAKAGGLKALKLYGMVGIPQEETADLEATVTLLKSLKKAAPGLRLTFGCSTFVPKAHTPFQWLGVNSEAKTRLNWLGKQLGREGIEVRPESYNWSVIQALISRGDRRLSQLLKLTRAYGDTLGSYKRAFKELRGKLPQLDFYVHENWSTETILPWDHLQGPLPLATLQKHLEEALKSQ
- the yvcK gene encoding gluconeogenesis factor YvcK family protein, giving the protein MDNLSQKKSIKKANQWLKCYQWLSPGLFVKRWLLITVSGVVLTALGIAIWSNLTPVNRLIGLISLLLESVAKIMPSYISGPLGIISGVFLIFWGQSQTLSTITRVLKPENDEKLLDLLMTHRRLNRGPKIVTIGGGTGLSNLLRGLKEYSANITAIVTVADDGGSSGRLRREIGVLPPGDIRNCLAALADEEKLLTELFQYRFNAGDGLSGHSFGNLFLTAMSEITGDLEKAIAASSQVLAVRGKVLPSTLSDVSLWVKLKDGRIIEGESNIAKAKGKIDTIGCHPTTPRALPAAIKAIQEADYLIIGPGSLYTSVIPNLLLREITEAIAFSSAPRIYICNIMTEPGETDGYTVSDHIRAIDKVCQSKIFDAVLVNRHSPSPNALRRYAGENSHPVFLDREAVSKLGRGIVLANIMEEEPNQGYVRHNPQLLAQILLRWYNKNN